In the Hydractinia symbiolongicarpus strain clone_291-10 chromosome 13, HSymV2.1, whole genome shotgun sequence genome, tgtaggtgcaatataattatgtttttcctagccctgtccaggatttgaacctggatctctcattagcatgagtgtcatagccattagaccagcagggcataaacataaatatatatacaaaactttacaggtgagtattatatacacttaggaatttacgctggttaagccacaagtaactgtgttacctggcgttaaacgcttgatggaacaattaatacaaattttaaactgtaccacacattcaggtggctcgctttagtacaggtgtgcagtatatcataaatcgagtgaaacacacaacattaaaggtgtgtcgggtgtgtaattatatttttcagattcacaaaatatatatttccttcaactttagcttgaatagaaacacaatttacataaaTAGTCAATGGGTCTACATTTTGTTTAGAATCCGACGACTACAAATTTACATGTTAAACAAAAATTGCATCCAGCACCGTGATGCCCCAGCGGTAGCTAAATATTTACTCCTCTGGGTGTTTGGTGATGCCTCTTAATTTCTAGCTAGCTCCACAATCATATGACTCTCCTCCCCCTGCCCTCTCCCCCCAACACTTCTCTGTCATCcaatcttgaaaaaaattacctttggtGTCGGTAACATGTGACCATGTCAATGTCTATATAAATATTGACAGGAAGTATTATATGTGAAAAAATTAGCGatgttttttgttgattttgctaagtttttttagtcattctttatatacatttaaaaaatttgtcaagAGCCAACACATTTTGTGGAACTGGATAAAACTACAAAGTAGTTATGTGATGGACACCACTCACTGTGTGCagtagcagctagctagctcaaaAATCCGTCCTAAAGTCTTAGGACGGATTTTTGACTAACCCTAACGGATTTTTGAGAATTCTCTTATGATGCTATCTTCTAATCATCTAGCATAAGAGAAAACTTAATAGGCATTTTTATGCTAGTTAAattggtagttttatgctagcttagCTGCTACTGTTGTGCTAGATAGCTTAAGGTGTATGTAAGGGGTTTTCACAACCTTTAAAAAACAGTGATCATAACCTCCCCActtctttcttgaaaaatctCATCATTTCGCTTCTAGCTGGCTGACTACGTTTAGCACCAtctttaaaacacaacaaaaactccatcgccgtgctaaaaacaCGTTTTCTCGCTCAATCAGATATTTACGAAAATTTACCAACAAATGACCAGATAAAATTACTGGGCAACACTGATAAAATggcagaattttttataaatttgatgtaaaGGGACGAAATCGtgtagaaatcctatatactctccaccgtgcttACTTTTCACTtctatttggcttatttaatgaggaaatgggcttcgctacgctccgtgcgctAGCGCGCActccgctactctccgcaaaaaagaaatcaatatagaaagtgttgcggagcgtggAACTGAGTtccctaggttcgcaagcgaaaaattttagatgccactttcggttgaattgtacaatgaatcgtataaaaaacaaagttcccaCGTGCCTCATGGTAATCGATCAAACTGTTTCATCTTCGCcttgatgaaacatttcctggggTTTCCGCATTAGCAGTATATACCGTAGTGTGTTCTGGACGCAATATTACTTGCACCAGGGACATATTTTCTTTAGAACCTGATGTAtcgaaaatgctaaaaaaggttAAACGGAACAAGAATGGTGTTCGGCTCAAGTTACAAAAacggaaaatatttctttatcgtgaaattattttctggtttaaaaaattatgagatttcctgaacaggaaattttttcatttttctgaaatttgttttgattgaacccaaaaaatgaattatatatatatatatatttgaagattttcagtAGGCGTTGATGATTGCATGAGAAccgcttgtcagaatttaaaacgcctcagtaataacaaatgtatatacatgttgaaaaagtttccccgatacatatttattgaaataatttccgtttctgtaacttgagccgcactggtgtaagctcgagctagctaactagttagctagctatatagctatatatgctatctaagttttaatattatcccagctaagtcggcagttttatactagctagctttaggtgtgagtgaggctAGAAAAGggctcattacatgtaaaaaatagtgatatactagctaacataccctttcttcgttttcttgaaaatgcccTTCCGTCCATTACGTCCAACAAGCCAATATGGCCATCAACGCAattttcatttcaagcgctatgtatGTGAGACaatgtcacgtgatattagtaagaGTGACCGTGGCTAAAGCCGTATGCCGACctgatctcaactggaaacggcATGGTCTCGACGAACCAGATTTTCAcggaagaaatgaccataaaaaatatttgggtaagtgggtcaaaaatcggacgttttgaaatttgatgtactaggagaaaacgcggaaattcgatacgctctaatatatttatgggaacgaggaaaatagcttcGCTGCGCTCGGCTCGCTGGCGCTCCCCTTCACTACGCTccgcaatcaatatagaaagtgttgcggagaggttgccaaggcaaaggcattaagcacggcaaggaaagggcaaaggcaggcaaggaaataggaagaggaatcaggaaggcaggggtaggaaAGGCATGatgggagccacaggcaaggacatagtaggcaggcaccagaaaaggcataggaagggtaggcaaagaaaggcacggtcagtgctagcaaggcaatggaacggcaaggcaggggtgcatgactttaatagaaaatctccaccttacaactcaaagattgcgtatactcaatatgtctaagttaagtatcatattagtccaggagtatagaaaatattgaggtgcaaatatttcaagttcaatatctcaaaaaaaagtctcaaatttatctcaggtcaatacacagtgaatcatagcagaattatgtgccattacaagtatttaaacaatcggtcataacgacatatcattttttgataaatctgagattaacttggttccaatgacaacaacattaaaaagtcaagatatagaaataatcagagaagtcttactcaaagattacctattatatgaaaacctggttgttgtaggtgcaagataattatgtttttcctagccctgtccaggatttgaacctggatctctcatttgcatgagtgtcatagccattagaccagcagggcataaacataaatatatatacaaaactttacaggtgagtattatatacacttaggaatttacgctggttaagccacaagcaactgtgttacctggcgttaaatgcttgatggaacaattaatacaaattttaaactgtaccacacattcaggtggctcgctttagtacaggtgtgcagtatatcataaatcgagtaaaacacacaacattaaaggtgtgtcgggtgtgtaattatatttttcagattcacaaaatatatatttccttcaactttagcttgaatagaaacacaatttacatattgtgccatgtcatagcgaaaactgtttcacaaaatgttcctggtaaaagttaaaatatatatgtactttaatctgtggtgcgccgttagtataggtaaacaaaccctttcaaaaaaactttagcacaacttctgttaaatagaaacacaggtattagcttgtcgttaacactaggctgagtgattagtacaaatatactgtggcgcacatccgaaaaaactttggttcaaataaacagacagtaaacaccctgttgttatccaacacagctaaaacaatcattcagcaattttattttgcggaaaagtttttgtaacatttaaaaataaaaacactgttcAAAACCTGTTTCTACGCTCctaaagaatcctgcaatattttataGGAAAAGTTTCTGTGCTAGATCAAAATATCATAAAATCGGACAGccataatacatttttaaaaaaacctttactgcaacttcggtttacaaAAACACAGcagaaacagcctgttgttagcctgtgcagctaaaaatcaaatagcactatatgttttgtttgcaaacaagtCTTCATGACAATAGGATAAAAATATCTTATTCCAGActgaacaaaaacatcattagagccacatgtgtaaggatcgggtcaagttacaaaaacagaaattattgggacattatttgtatacatatcgTGAAATTAGGTAAGAAAGAATGAATACACTTGGAGATTTTTaatacatgttgacgattgaacgagtattgaaataattttccctTCTGTAACTTCAGCCGCACTGGTGTATGCTcagcggcagggttaaaaaagtttatttcctgacgtgtgtacaatatatatagctagctacaatcgtccatgaAAATATGGCTCTTtattcccccttaatgttaagaactgcccatttgtggctaagcaacgtaaacaattacacgtgacatacctgtatataaacatttactatctgcaaaatatctagctggctatgtttggccattttgtggacgattgtagctagaacaagctgtatgatgggatattcctacagagtagaattatctcactcactgtgtagtatatatatagctagttagctagctagttagaaaatatgtttaaaacaacttttctaTGGTGATATGTAGCTGATTTTATGCTagcaaaaatagctaattttatgttaGCTACATTGGTAGTTTTAACCCAtgtaagtagttaattttatgctagctgtgTAGCTAGTGTATTATGCTAGCTATATGGcactgtttgctctttttttatgctagctagttaGCATAAAAAGAGCAAACAAGAAGTAGCTATAGGTAGTTATATAGTttgctatctaagttctattattattgcaGCTAAGTCtgcagttttatgctagctagctttaggtgtgagaaaTGCTAAGAAGGggatcattacatgtaaaaatataGTGATATATCAGGTAGCTAAACATACCTTTTCTTCGTTTCTTGAAAATGAACTTCTGTCCATTGCCACCAACAAGCCAATATGGCTATCAACGCAATTTCCGTTTGAAGCGCTAAGTATCTTAGAAAaggtcacgtgatattagtaaaaGTGACCATGGCAAAAGCTCTATGCCGACctgatctcaactggaaacggcGTGGTCTCGACCAACCAGATTTTCACGGAACCTTTtaaagaaatgaccataaaaaaaagtggggtaagtgggtcaaaaaCGCCCAcgttttcatcaaaatttcacGTACTAGGGGGAAACGCGGAAATTTGTcacgctctaatatatttatgggaacgaggaaaatagctccGTTCGAGCAATGGCTCTCTCTCCGCAAAAACACATGTATTaggacaaaatatatttcggctaacaagccttcatcagttgtaaaatataaaatcaagtTACATCTTTTATGTAAAATTGGGCAAATATAATACGCTTGAGCGATTAACAGCAAAAGCATTGCTATATAAATACGTTTAGAATAACATAAACAGTTTTAAATCCTGTGGGTATAAATTGCTAAAAGAGAAGTATTTGCATATGTACATAGTTAAAATTACGGATGTTTTAAcatataaacaattaaaaatgattatgtacagaatttttacaataaaaaatctaTTGACAATTAAAAATGTGGTAAATTAGCAAAAGAACAAGTAAACCGATCATTGCTTAAATTAATGACACTGTGACGTAGCtgggagaaagaaaataaataaatcaacgaGTAAGAGATAGACATTTAAGACATACTTACGAAAACATAAAACAGTCCCTACCCATTCCAGCTGGACAGAATGTGCAGAGTACACATTGAAGTTTTAAAGTACAGCTGATATCCCAGGAATGGATGAATGGGAGACCGTAACTTAGACTTTATCAGCAAGCAATTATCCGGCACATAGAACCGGGTTGTATAGAAATCATTAGAATATGAAACCTCATAATATATACCAATATATTTTGTCCTAATAcatgtgttttttctttcttttatatattatatacacatCACATGCATTGGCttatacatttatatatatatatatatatatatatatatatatatatatatatatatatatatatatatatatatatatatatatatatatatatatatatatatatatatatatatatatatatatatatatatatatatatatatatatatatatatatatatatatatatatatatatatatatatatatatatatatatatatatatatatatatatatatatatatatatatatatatatatatatatatatatatatacatacataaaaaaagaaaatcagtcCATCCATTTAAATCAAAATAGCCATCACCCAATTAAATGCTCGTAAAAACAATCAATTTGGTCCATCGCCAAAAAATACAGCTTACATGTTGTGCGAaacttaaaaagtgaatttcaatCCAGTGTGAGTGCTTGCTTggtacaggtaaacaatgtcgcacatccatataggtttaaccattccaaaaaaaaattagcacaacttctgttatATAGAAACACGGAtaacagcttgttgttaacactgggctgagtgatttgtgcaggtatatatatatatatatatgtgttgcACATACGAATCGGCATaatactcatttccaaaaaaccTGTGGTTATCCTATGTAAACCAATGTATCTGTAGAATACATAGGTATGTACTTTTGCTGATTTCACTAAACATTTTGGTCCTTGATTTTTGATCTAAAATTGTCCCATACATATCTTGTTCCTGTGGCTAGAACAAGCTATGTAATGGACATTCCTAatcagagtagaattatctcacttacTGTgtcatgtcaaaaaaatttatatgctaGCTAAAGGAGTTAATTTTATGCCTGCTCAATTGGTAGTTTTATCCCAGCCaattagttaattttatgctagctttgtagctagttttttATGCTATAGCTACCTCATATGTTTTATGTTTGCTCTATTTTATGCCAAATAAAAAGAAGAGGCAATTTTTTCattctgaaaatataaaataaaatgttataataGGTTTTTCTACAGAAATGAATAGAGatatttatgtagctagctatttacaagaaaaataatgGTTTGTTGTTGATATGTAGttttgcaaatatatacatcATATATATACACTATGTGGCAAGCTCAGTACTAGCTagcagtaaaaatattttgccaatGTAGGTGTTGTGATTAGCTAGATGATAGTAtatctataaaataattaagagTAATATAGCGAGAAATAGTAGGTTTGTGTACTCTACAAGGTATTTTCAAATTGGTAATCCCAAAAACTTAATTCAGAatgaacaaagaaaataacaaggTAAAGTATATATACTTTTTGCCTATAACtagcttacattttttttaaaattgaagaaaaagtttttattatatttttaggtaCAAACTACACCAAAGAAGTTATATGTACGAAAAGAATACGATGAATGTCATTGCAGGGTATGTGCCAAAGCTTTCCAAAAAAAGCATATAGtgaatatattttcaaataaagcaaaagaaaaacaattgcaacaaaaaattattagaacATGTGGACTTGATATTACACAAGaggattttttaacaaagttaaTATGTAGAAACTGCCACACGTTTATAAATGAAATGTGGGAATTTCGAAGGTCATGTCAAACTAATCAAATCGAGCTCCGACAAAAAGTTTCCATTAAGCCGCTGAACACTTTTTCACCCAGGAAAGACCAGGACAAAAAAAAGGTGTTATTGGACACTACACAATGTTTAAATCAACCAAGAAAAAGGTTACAAATGTCTGTTACTGACAATAAATCTGAAGAAAAATCAAACAACAATATAGCAACACAGGATATTTATAACAACACAtcaacaataaatattaaatctgtatataataaagacagTGACAAACTTTCATCTGAACCTTTTAATATATATCAGCAAAATGCCATTGAGAGAGCAATCCATACCAATCAGTCATCTGCCTTATCACATGTTATCACACAAGTACCGCAAATGGATATATTACTCAAAAAGGACATAACAACTAAAATCAATAATGCTGGCAAGAAACTGTGTAAAAGGAAAGGCAACTCATCTGTATTACTTAGTAAGGATTATACACAGTTGTCAAGCCATACAACAGATGAATTGTGGAAGGAATTAAGTGGTAATTTTCcttttgttgttgacattttCAATACTTTGTCAGGTAAATCATGTGATATTGCTGACTCTCCGAATGAGCTAAAAATACagcattgttttttatatgcaaTCTTGATGAAAAACAGATGGCATGAACTCAGTTTAATTCAGAGAATCAATAGTGTTTTGCTGATTGAAAGTGGATGCAGCAAACAGGTAAGgtttaacatatatatactttcatatttatctaaaaaaaattatagaacataaaattttcctaaaagtttacagaacaattaaaaaaataaaaaggaacaaaatatcaAGAACACCAATGTCTCTTTCCAAACCAAAATAGATTTGGTGTTTCAAAAATGTAAGCATCATAAGCATATATAAGAAAAAGTAAGCATATGTTAAGGCTGTGCTCAAAATACACTAggcttatatataaaaaaggtgtAATTTATCTCATGCATACATTTTGCATTTAGCTGCAAATCCGACTAAACAAGCTTGGCATTTGTTTGTCTCCTTCAAAAAAGACCAATTTGTTGGAATTAATTGGTGGGCATTTTCTTGACTCGACAATTGCAAAAATAAAGCAGGTTGTACATTTTGGGGAACAGGCGATAACTTTGATTCAAGAATTTTGAAAGGACATATGAGAAGTGATAACGATAATGAAGATTTACACCTATTTGCCACCAATTTTCTGGAAAATCGTATCAACTTCACTAATTTTCCAAATGTTACACCAAGGGCAGATATCACAACAGTTCTTAGAAGTAAATTTACCTTAAATCAAGCAGAATGGAACGCCTACATTAGCACAACAAAAATTCTCATCGCTCGAGTGCTTCTGCAATTCTTTCCAAAGTTCAGTATCTTTAAGCAAATTGTTCCTAGCCACATAGAACACAAGTACACAAATAATTTGAGCAAAAAATCATTCATTGTTTCAATGCCAATAATGGATGCAAATGAGAACAAATATGGTGACTGTGTGAAGACTAAGGACATATGAGGACTGGATTGCAGAACTATATAGTAAAGCTGGCTTGTTGCAAAATTTACCCAATTGGGAACATCCACCACCGCCTGAAGAACCTGCTTCGGTTGGTCAGACACAATCACATACGTTGTTTACAGAAGGTGATGTAATGAAGGAAATGAAAATTCCATTTTCCAGAGACCAGTTAACATGTGTGCGTTTTGCAGGTGCCAAAGACTTACTGGCTGGATCACACACTCCTACAGATCGCTTTGAACATTGCTTGCTTTTTAAGCCTGTAATGTGGCATTGCAAGGCTTCTCTTCTTCAATATTCCTACCACTTATTACATCAAGGTGATTCTGTCAATCAACAAGGAACTTTGAAATGTTTTAGAGAAAAATTTAATCgaaaaaatgcaatatatacCCTCCAAAGTTCTTGACTCATATGATGGCAgtgaagaattatttttaagcATGGGAAAGGCATATATTGTAACTGCTGCAATAAAATTCTTTAGTATGACTAATCTAGATGATAAACCGACTATTCATTGTTATCCACCTAATCTGGCACATAAGTGTACAGAAGAAAAACATCAGTATTTTGATTTGTCGACACATACCTTCTTCAAAAATTTGTCACTAATGAAGATGACTATGTACAGAACTATGGCCtatgcacaatttttttaactctCTTACTGATGCAGTTAAAAGACACAGCAAAAGAGGGAGATGGAGACAGAAATCTTATTAACCAAAAATTACTTTTGGTTGTCTTCAAATCATTAGGAGCTTACAGCAAATATGCTATTGAGATGTTTCTCAGCATAGCTCAGATGGAATGCTTATTAACTCCCAGACTTTCTGAGGAGTTTAAGTGGGTTTTTTTTAGCAACTGGAAAGGTGGGAAAGGAAATAATGTAGAGGACAATTTGGTACAAGAAATATAATAATGAATAGAGTGACAAAGGGAATTGTTCAGAGAATGGGGGCAAATAAGTCAGTGAAATCTATCAGCAAAATCAGCAAGGCAGCAAATGGAATTAAAGAGATCGTGGAAAATTTTGATCAAAATGCTAAAATACATGCATCATCGACACATCATACAATGACTGACAGTATGAAGgatgaaaaagaaatgataaaagATTTAATACTGCTTGATCCATTTAACTACATAAACGGACGAAAACATCACAGTTTTCCTAACATTAAAAGATCGCCCTTGCGTTATTTAAATATAGCTGATTTTCATTTATGGGTAGAAAAGCACAAGCAACTAATTTCCTTTGTTTaacatatatgtatatatacccaTAAGCTGACAAAATTTGGCATTTTGgctaattgaattttttttgtggatgaaaTTGCAGATTTCACCAACTTTGTCATAccatggtatatatatattatgttttttactAACCTATTTTAGGTGCATATTTGTCTATTAAAGCATATAATTTGTTAGAACACCTTCCATTCCAAATACCAAACATAGAAAGTAAGTCTGATTCACAAGAAATAAATGCTAATTCTCTCAGGATTTCATTTACAATGTTAGTGTTAATTTTACTGTGGAAAGGAAACATCACGTTTTCATCAGAATTGATATCTTCAACCGTTTTTAACAATTCTACTTTAAGcatcttttttttcattgactCACTTATATACTTAGATGCCAAATCAGAATTGCTGAAATATAAAAGTGAATCACAAGCTACACCATTTCTTCCTCCTCTTCCAATTTCTTGCACAAATGACTCTAATGTTGATGGAGGACTTATGTGAATAATATTAGATATATTTGGAGCATCAACACCCATACCTAGAGCAGTTGTAGCAAATACTACTCTAATTTGTGAATCTGACTTCTTTAACTCCTTCAATATATCCTCTTTCATTTGTGTAGTACAAGAAGCATGAAACTGTGCAAACAATCTTGCTCTAGGACAAATATTGT is a window encoding:
- the LOC130623757 gene encoding ATP-dependent DNA helicase RecQ-like, translating into MWGEDFRKIFSELSTLKALFPDAVTLALTATATPDTVEYLIKSLALITYKVIAVSPNRKNVYLNIQRRPNSNLGLKGFEVILKPLAKKLNVQREHYPMTIIYMHLRYCGYGYKLFENVIRNHYVGDNICPRARLFAQFHASCTTQMKEDILKELKKSDSQIRVVFATTALGMGVDAPNISNIIHISPPSTLESFVQEIGRGGRNGVACDSLLYFSNSDLASKYISESMKKKMLKVELLKTVEDINSDENVMFPFHSKINTNIVNEILRELAFISCESDLLSMFGIWNGRCSNKLYALIDKYAPKIG